A section of the Leptospira kobayashii genome encodes:
- a CDS encoding MauE/DoxX family redox-associated membrane protein: MNIQEINGLQIASLLMRLAIGANLLAHGLVRVGSKYESFQIWINNLFASSILPGVIVKPMGYLIPPLELALGVTLLLGFQIKWSLTIASLLMCSLIFGMCLLEKWEIVGIQMIYMICYFLLLTNLSHQIFSLDNLFGGNK; encoded by the coding sequence ATGAACATACAAGAAATCAACGGATTACAAATCGCAAGTCTCTTGATGAGACTTGCCATAGGGGCAAATCTTCTGGCACATGGACTCGTCCGGGTGGGGAGCAAATACGAAAGTTTTCAAATTTGGATTAACAATTTGTTCGCTTCGAGTATTTTACCCGGAGTAATCGTAAAACCTATGGGTTACCTGATCCCTCCCTTGGAACTTGCATTAGGTGTTACTTTACTGCTGGGATTTCAAATCAAGTGGAGTTTAACGATTGCAAGTTTACTTATGTGCAGTTTGATTTTCGGAATGTGCCTTCTGGAAAAATGGGAGATCGTAGGAATACAAATGATTTATATGATTTGTTATTTTCTATTATTAACCAATCTTTCC